In Ignavibacteriota bacterium, one genomic interval encodes:
- a CDS encoding 4Fe-4S dicluster domain-containing protein: protein MEKCYNQNVIPSVDWDKAKVIVALESDFLGKEGNIIENRQKYTAGRDVVKTKTLSKLYAIEGSMSLTGMNADVRLRLNPNLQNELLLAMLNELAKIGAINSAEISSQISSAVSKVSLEKLAGKSGLDLNKLKLLVKELNENKSNSIIYAGDALNTETHILANLLNELLGNQNLYNFSNGYLIDNDLTGLDDIKLFVSESKKGNIGAIISFDSNPIYEYPEQLGLKEIFSSLKSTIYLSDIPNETSEVSNYILASNNYLESWGDHQTRNGVLTFQQPVISPLFDTKQKEEILLSWLGKENSNYHDFLKNEFNNNVYAISNSAADFNTYWLTGLHDGVLKVAKKEDNYIKLDQSVYIESKKQIDQFSIIIQNNHSIGTGKYSNNGWLQELPHPVSKITWDNYAAIAPATAEKLNVSYNDVIEIKSNSAKINVPVFIQPGMAEDLIALELGYGRTNSGGVADGIGVNVNQFLLSGNELKYILSGASVTKTSDTYKLVSTQEHHSLNDKSVKDLHLIRNIIQEGTLDEYKNNPKFLNEHKHEIFSITNSHEYKNEKWAMSIDLNKCLGCSECVSSCNVENNIPVVGKDQVERGREMHWIRIDRYYSGTPEEPIASTQPMICQHCDNAPCENVCPVNATNHSPDGLNQMAYNRCVGTRYCANNCPYKVRRFNFYNFRDHFADAHYENELTNFVNNPEVTVRSRGVIEKCSFCIQNIMLARENAIREKRTLNANEVKTACQVACPSNAIEFGDANNKDSNVNKFREHELSYHVLEELNVKPNITYIAKIRNTHSEDV, encoded by the coding sequence TTGGAAAAATGTTATAACCAAAATGTAATTCCTTCAGTTGATTGGGATAAAGCAAAAGTTATTGTTGCGCTTGAATCAGATTTCCTCGGTAAAGAAGGAAATATTATTGAAAATAGACAAAAATATACTGCCGGAAGAGATGTTGTAAAAACTAAAACATTAAGCAAATTGTATGCAATTGAAGGCTCTATGTCTTTAACAGGCATGAACGCCGATGTCAGATTACGATTAAATCCTAATTTACAAAATGAACTTTTATTAGCGATGTTAAATGAACTCGCAAAAATTGGTGCTATAAACTCAGCCGAAATTTCTTCTCAAATTAGCTCGGCTGTTTCAAAAGTTTCTTTGGAAAAATTAGCTGGTAAGAGCGGTCTTGATTTAAATAAATTAAAATTACTAGTTAAAGAGCTTAACGAAAATAAATCAAATTCTATAATTTATGCCGGCGATGCTCTAAATACTGAAACACATATTTTAGCAAATCTGCTCAACGAATTATTAGGTAATCAGAATTTATATAATTTTTCAAACGGGTATTTGATTGATAATGATCTAACCGGTTTGGATGATATCAAATTATTTGTTAGCGAAAGTAAAAAAGGAAATATTGGCGCAATAATTTCATTTGATTCAAATCCAATTTATGAATATCCTGAACAATTGGGATTGAAAGAAATTTTCAGCAGTTTGAAATCTACAATTTATTTATCGGATATTCCGAATGAAACAAGTGAGGTTTCAAATTACATTCTTGCATCAAACAATTATTTAGAATCTTGGGGAGATCATCAAACACGAAATGGTGTTTTAACTTTTCAACAGCCGGTAATTTCACCATTATTCGATACCAAGCAAAAAGAAGAAATTTTACTTTCATGGCTCGGAAAGGAAAATTCAAATTATCACGATTTTTTAAAAAATGAATTTAACAATAATGTTTATGCTATTAGTAATTCTGCAGCTGATTTTAATACATATTGGTTGACAGGTCTGCATGACGGTGTATTAAAGGTTGCAAAGAAAGAAGATAATTATATAAAGCTGGATCAATCGGTTTATATTGAAAGTAAAAAACAAATTGACCAATTTTCAATAATAATTCAAAATAATCACAGTATTGGAACCGGTAAATACAGCAATAATGGATGGCTGCAAGAACTTCCGCATCCTGTTTCTAAAATTACTTGGGATAATTATGCCGCAATTGCGCCGGCAACTGCGGAAAAATTAAACGTTAGTTACAATGATGTTATTGAAATAAAATCAAATTCTGCTAAAATCAATGTTCCGGTCTTTATCCAACCCGGAATGGCGGAAGATTTAATTGCTCTTGAATTGGGATATGGCAGAACCAACAGTGGTGGAGTTGCCGATGGAATTGGTGTTAATGTAAATCAATTTTTGCTAAGTGGGAATGAACTTAAATATATTTTAAGCGGTGCGAGTGTTACGAAAACATCTGATACATATAAATTAGTTTCAACTCAAGAACATCATTCTCTGAATGATAAATCAGTAAAGGACTTACATCTAATCAGAAATATTATTCAAGAAGGAACTTTGGATGAATACAAGAATAATCCGAAATTCCTGAATGAACATAAACATGAAATATTTAGTATCACAAATTCGCACGAATATAAAAATGAAAAATGGGCAATGAGCATTGATTTAAATAAATGCCTTGGTTGCTCAGAATGTGTAAGCTCGTGTAATGTTGAAAATAATATTCCGGTAGTTGGAAAAGATCAAGTAGAACGCGGCAGGGAAATGCATTGGATTAGAATTGACAGATATTACAGCGGTACACCGGAAGAGCCTATTGCCAGTACTCAGCCGATGATTTGCCAGCATTGCGATAATGCACCTTGCGAAAATGTTTGCCCTGTTAATGCAACAAATCACAGCCCTGACGGATTAAACCAAATGGCTTACAATCGATGTGTAGGAACAAGATATTGCGCAAATAACTGTCCATATAAAGTTAGAAGATTTAATTTTTATAATTTTCGTGATCATTTTGCTGACGCGCATTATGAAAATGAATTAACAAATTTTGTAAATAATCCTGAAGTTACTGTAAGATCCAGAGGTGTTATAGAAAAATGTTCTTTCTGTATTCAAAATATTATGCTTGCAAGAGAAAACGCAATTAGAGAAAAAAGAACCTTAAATGCTAATGAAGTTAAAACCGCGTGTCAAGTAGCATGTCCGTCCAATGCAATAGAATTTGGCGATGCGAATAACAAAGATTCAAATGTTAATAAATTTAGAGAGCATGAACTAAGTTATCATGTTTTGGAAGAATTAAACGTTAAGCCAAACATAACTTATATCGCAAAAATTAGAAATACTCATTCGGAGGATGTTTAG